One part of the Candidatus Polarisedimenticolaceae bacterium genome encodes these proteins:
- a CDS encoding sulfite exporter TauE/SafE family protein — protein MSAWWFPLIGLLVGVAAAFTGLGGGFLVVPLLIYLGFAPQKAVGTSFVAILAISLSAVFAHQKLVDVDWKAGLLIGLGGIAGAQLGARLLPHVDPKTFNRIFALLLIVLAVRMLMKK, from the coding sequence ATGAGCGCCTGGTGGTTCCCGCTGATCGGCCTGCTCGTGGGCGTTGCCGCGGCCTTCACCGGCCTGGGCGGCGGCTTTCTGGTGGTGCCGCTGCTGATCTACCTCGGCTTCGCCCCGCAGAAGGCCGTGGGCACCTCGTTCGTGGCGATCCTCGCCATCAGCCTGTCCGCGGTCTTCGCCCACCAGAAACTCGTCGACGTCGACTGGAAGGCCGGCCTGCTGATCGGCCTCGGCGGCATCGCGGGGGCGCAGCTGGGCGCGCGCCTGCTCCCCCACGTCGACCCGAAGACCTTCAACCGGATCTTCGCGCTCCTTCTGATCGTGCTCGCCGTGCGGATGCTGATGAAGAAGTGA
- a CDS encoding metal-dependent transcriptional regulator: MPTSTVEDYLKAIWLEEQRRPGQRVSTGLVAGALGVTPGTATAMVKTLSDSGLLTYEPYAGVRLTPAGVQLAMHVLRRHRLVELFLVEVMGMSWSEVHGEAEILEHAVSDRLIERIDEMLGRPVSDPHGDPIPTPHGTFHPEDEQVALTDTPLDVDVSISRVVDQRPEFLRLLESAGLRPGRRVRVTARDPLADTVEILPERGAALRLGFRAASRVLVLKERA, from the coding sequence ATGCCGACGAGCACCGTCGAGGATTACCTCAAGGCCATCTGGCTGGAGGAGCAGCGGCGGCCGGGACAACGCGTCTCGACCGGCCTCGTCGCCGGAGCCCTCGGCGTCACCCCCGGGACGGCCACGGCGATGGTCAAGACCCTCTCCGATTCCGGGCTGCTCACCTACGAGCCCTACGCCGGAGTGCGGCTCACCCCCGCCGGGGTCCAACTGGCGATGCACGTGCTGCGTCGACATCGCCTCGTCGAGCTCTTCCTGGTCGAGGTCATGGGGATGAGCTGGAGCGAGGTGCACGGCGAGGCCGAGATCCTCGAGCACGCGGTTTCGGACCGCCTGATCGAGCGCATCGACGAGATGCTCGGTCGGCCCGTCTCCGACCCGCACGGCGACCCGATCCCGACCCCTCACGGGACCTTCCATCCCGAGGACGAACAGGTCGCGCTGACCGACACGCCGCTGGACGTGGACGTCTCGATCTCGCGCGTCGTCGATCAGCGCCCCGAGTTCCTGCGACTGCTCGAGTCGGCGGGGCTGCGACCGGGCCGTCGCGTCCGCGTCACCGCCCGCGACCCGCTCGCGGACACCGTCGAGATCCTCCCCGAGCGCGGCGCCGCGCTGCGCCTGGGCTTTCGCGCGGCTTCGCGCGTCCTCGTCCTGAAGGAGCGTGCATGA